A single region of the Variovorax terrae genome encodes:
- the ugpE gene encoding sn-glycerol-3-phosphate ABC transporter permease UgpE, translating into MVQRNPVLDFFSHLVLILGVLIVFFPIYVTFIGSTQTAQQILTSNPISLLPGNNFIESYRLALFGGKTEAGASIGAAAPMMMISLGSALIIAIGKIAISLLSAFAIVYFRFPLKNMVFWMIFVTLMLPVEVRIGPTYEVVSDLRMLNSMAGLTIPLIASATATFLFRQFFLTVPDELVEAARMDGAGPMRFFWDVLLPLSKTSIAALFVIQFIYGWNQYLWPLLVTTDESMYPIVMGIKRLIFGEVYIEWNVVMATAILAMLPPAIVVMLMQKWFVKGLVDTEK; encoded by the coding sequence ATGGTCCAGCGCAACCCCGTCCTCGACTTCTTCTCGCACCTGGTCCTGATCCTCGGTGTGCTGATCGTGTTCTTCCCGATCTACGTCACCTTCATCGGCTCGACGCAGACCGCGCAGCAGATCCTGACCAGCAACCCGATCTCGCTGCTGCCGGGCAACAATTTCATCGAGAGCTACCGGCTCGCGCTGTTCGGCGGCAAGACCGAGGCCGGCGCCAGCATCGGGGCCGCCGCGCCGATGATGATGATCAGCCTGGGCAGCGCCCTGATCATCGCCATCGGCAAGATCGCGATCTCGCTGCTGTCGGCCTTCGCCATCGTCTACTTCCGCTTCCCGCTGAAGAACATGGTGTTCTGGATGATCTTCGTCACGCTGATGCTGCCGGTGGAAGTGCGCATCGGCCCGACCTACGAGGTCGTTTCCGATCTGCGCATGCTCAACAGCATGGCGGGCCTCACGATCCCGCTGATCGCCTCGGCCACCGCCACCTTTTTGTTCCGGCAGTTCTTTCTCACGGTGCCCGACGAACTCGTCGAGGCCGCGCGCATGGACGGCGCGGGGCCGATGCGCTTCTTCTGGGACGTGCTGCTACCACTGTCCAAGACCTCGATCGCGGCGCTGTTCGTGATCCAGTTCATCTACGGCTGGAACCAGTACCTCTGGCCTCTGCTGGTGACCACCGACGAATCCATGTACCCGATCGTGATGGGCATCAAGCGCCTGATCTTTGGCGAGGTCTACATCGAGTGGAACGTGGTCATGGCCACCGCCATCCTGGCCATGCTGCCGCCGGCCATCGTGGTGATGCTGATGCAGAAATGGTTCGTCAAGGGCCTCGTGGATACGGAGAAATAA
- the ugpA gene encoding sn-glycerol-3-phosphate ABC transporter permease UgpA — translation MEKRVLFKSSWLPWALIAPQMAVILVFFFWPAGQALYQSVLLQDAFGSSTEFVGLENFERLFNDPSYLASFKTTALFSGLVAVSGLSIALLLAVMANRVVRGASVYKTLLIWPYAVAPVVAGVLWLMMFASPYGTIAYALRALGFEWNHVLNGNHAMALIVMAAVWKQISYNFLFFLAGLQSIPHSLIEAATIDGASPWKRFWSIVFPLLSPTTFFLLVINVVYAFFDTFAIVDAATHGGPGKDTSILVYKVYYDGFKALDINGSAAQSVVLMVIVVTLTVIQFRFVEKKVQY, via the coding sequence ATGGAAAAACGGGTCCTTTTCAAATCCTCATGGCTGCCCTGGGCGCTGATCGCGCCCCAGATGGCGGTCATCCTGGTGTTCTTCTTCTGGCCGGCCGGCCAGGCGCTCTACCAGAGCGTGCTGCTGCAGGACGCCTTCGGCTCCTCGACCGAATTCGTGGGCCTGGAGAATTTCGAGCGCCTGTTCAACGACCCGAGCTACCTCGCCTCGTTCAAGACCACGGCCCTGTTCTCCGGGCTGGTGGCGGTATCGGGCCTGAGCATCGCCCTGCTGCTGGCCGTGATGGCCAACCGCGTGGTGCGCGGTGCCTCCGTCTACAAGACGCTGCTGATCTGGCCCTATGCCGTGGCGCCCGTGGTGGCCGGCGTGCTGTGGCTCATGATGTTCGCCTCGCCCTACGGCACCATCGCCTACGCGCTGCGCGCGCTGGGCTTCGAGTGGAACCACGTGCTCAACGGCAACCATGCCATGGCCCTGATCGTGATGGCCGCGGTCTGGAAGCAGATCTCCTACAACTTCCTGTTCTTCCTGGCCGGCCTGCAGTCGATTCCGCATTCGCTGATCGAGGCCGCCACCATCGACGGCGCCTCGCCCTGGAAGCGCTTCTGGAGCATCGTGTTCCCGCTGCTCTCGCCCACCACCTTCTTCCTGCTGGTGATCAACGTCGTCTACGCCTTCTTCGACACTTTCGCCATCGTCGATGCCGCCACCCACGGCGGCCCCGGCAAGGACACCTCGATCCTGGTCTACAAGGTCTATTACGACGGCTTCAAGGCGCTGGACATCAACGGCTCGGCCGCGCAGTCGGTGGTGCTGATGGTGATCGTGGTCACGCTGACGGTGATCCAGTTCCGCTTCGTCGAAAAGAAGGTCCAATACTGA
- the ugpB gene encoding sn-glycerol-3-phosphate ABC transporter substrate-binding protein UgpB, with the protein MKFKTLAMAAALGTVLCAPAYAQTEVQWWHSMGGALGEWVNDLAKDFNASQKDYKITPTFKGSYDESMTAAIAAFRAGNAPHILQVFEVGTATMMASKGAIKPVAEVMKDAGYKFDPSVYVPAVAGYYTAPNGQMLSFPFNSSTPVFHYNKDAFKAAGLDPEKPPTTWPEVALAAAKLKASGHKCPFTTSWISWTQLESFSAWHNVLYATKNNGFGGLDTRLAFNTPLHVRHIENLANMAKSGLFVYKGRNNAADATFVSGECAMATGSSALYGSVVRNGKFAYGIGTLPYYPDVPGAPQNTVIGGASLWVMSGKKPAEYKAVAAFFDYLSKPEVAAASHQRTGYLPVTKASFELTDKSGFYKKNPGTDVSVTQMIRKTTDKSRGVRLGNFVQIRTIIDEELEGVWSGKKQPKEALDAAVLRGNEQLERFQKANKG; encoded by the coding sequence ATGAAGTTCAAAACCCTGGCCATGGCCGCCGCGCTCGGCACCGTCCTGTGCGCCCCGGCCTATGCGCAGACCGAAGTTCAATGGTGGCATTCAATGGGCGGCGCCCTCGGCGAATGGGTCAACGACCTGGCCAAGGATTTCAATGCCAGCCAAAAGGACTACAAGATCACGCCCACCTTCAAGGGCAGCTACGATGAATCGATGACGGCCGCGATCGCCGCCTTCCGCGCCGGCAACGCCCCGCACATCCTGCAGGTGTTCGAAGTGGGCACGGCCACCATGATGGCCTCCAAGGGCGCCATCAAGCCGGTGGCCGAAGTCATGAAGGACGCCGGCTACAAGTTCGACCCCAGCGTGTACGTGCCCGCCGTCGCCGGCTACTACACCGCCCCCAACGGCCAGATGCTGAGCTTCCCGTTCAACAGCTCCACGCCGGTGTTCCACTACAACAAGGACGCGTTCAAGGCCGCCGGCCTGGACCCGGAAAAGCCGCCGACCACCTGGCCCGAAGTGGCCCTGGCCGCCGCCAAGCTCAAGGCTTCGGGCCACAAGTGCCCGTTCACCACGAGCTGGATCAGCTGGACCCAGCTCGAGAGCTTCTCGGCCTGGCACAACGTGCTGTACGCCACCAAGAACAACGGCTTCGGCGGCCTGGACACGCGCCTGGCGTTCAACACGCCGCTGCACGTGCGCCATATCGAGAACCTGGCCAACATGGCCAAGAGCGGCCTGTTCGTCTACAAGGGCCGCAACAATGCCGCCGACGCGACCTTCGTGTCGGGCGAATGCGCCATGGCCACGGGCTCTTCCGCGCTGTATGGCAGCGTGGTGCGCAACGGCAAGTTCGCCTACGGCATCGGCACCCTGCCCTACTACCCTGACGTTCCCGGCGCACCGCAGAACACCGTGATCGGCGGCGCCAGCCTGTGGGTCATGTCGGGCAAGAAGCCGGCCGAATACAAGGCCGTGGCCGCCTTCTTCGACTACCTGTCCAAGCCCGAAGTGGCCGCCGCCAGCCACCAGCGCACCGGCTACCTGCCCGTCACCAAGGCCTCGTTCGAGCTGACCGACAAGTCCGGCTTCTACAAGAAGAACCCCGGCACCGACGTCTCGGTCACGCAGATGATCCGCAAGACCACCGACAAGTCGCGCGGCGTGCGCCTGGGCAACTTCGTGCAGATCCGCACCATCATCGACGAGGAACTCGAAGGCGTGTGGAGCGGCAAGAAGCAGCCCAAGGAAGCCCTCGATGCCGCCGTCCTGCGCGGCAACGAGCAGCTCGAACGCTTCCAGAAAGCGAACAAAGGCTAA
- the serA gene encoding phosphoglycerate dehydrogenase: MSKTSLDKSKIKFLLLEGIHPSASEVLRSAGYTQIETSPKALPPEELKAKIADVHFLGIRSASQLTADVFEQASRLVAVGCFCIGTNQVDLNAAREKGVAVFNAPYSNTRSVAELVLAEAILLLRGVPEKNALAHRGGWLKSAAGSYEIRGKTLGIVGYGSIGTQLSVLAEALGMQVAFFDVVTKLPLGNARQVHSLHELLAQSDIVSLHVPETAATQWMIGAAEVAAMKPGAILINASRGTVVEIEPLAEALKQKKLLGAAIDVFPVEPRSNKDEFQSPLRGLDNVILTPHIGGSTMEAQANIGLEVAEKLVKYSDNGTSTSSVNFPEVALPAHPGKHRLLHIHRNVPGVLSAINRIFSDNHINIASQYLQTNEKIGYVVTDIDAASSDLALEKLAQVEGTLRSRVLF; this comes from the coding sequence ATGAGCAAGACCTCCCTGGACAAAAGCAAGATCAAGTTCCTCCTGCTGGAGGGCATCCATCCTTCCGCGTCCGAGGTGCTGCGGTCCGCGGGCTACACCCAGATCGAGACCAGCCCGAAGGCGCTGCCGCCCGAGGAGCTGAAGGCCAAGATCGCCGACGTGCATTTCCTCGGCATCCGCTCGGCCAGCCAATTGACGGCCGACGTGTTCGAGCAGGCCAGCCGGCTCGTGGCCGTGGGCTGCTTCTGCATCGGCACCAACCAGGTGGACTTGAACGCCGCGCGCGAAAAGGGCGTCGCGGTCTTCAACGCGCCTTACTCGAACACCCGCTCGGTGGCCGAGCTGGTGCTGGCCGAAGCCATCCTGCTGCTGCGCGGCGTGCCTGAAAAGAATGCGCTCGCGCACCGGGGCGGCTGGCTCAAGTCGGCCGCCGGCTCGTACGAGATCCGCGGCAAGACGCTGGGCATCGTGGGCTACGGCTCGATCGGCACGCAGCTGTCGGTGCTGGCCGAGGCGCTGGGCATGCAGGTGGCGTTCTTCGACGTGGTGACCAAGCTGCCGCTGGGCAATGCGCGCCAGGTGCACAGCCTGCACGAACTGCTGGCCCAGAGCGACATCGTGAGCCTGCACGTGCCCGAGACGGCGGCCACCCAGTGGATGATCGGCGCCGCCGAGGTCGCGGCGATGAAGCCCGGGGCGATCCTGATCAACGCCTCACGTGGCACGGTGGTCGAGATCGAACCGCTGGCCGAAGCCCTGAAGCAAAAGAAGCTGCTGGGCGCGGCCATCGACGTGTTCCCGGTGGAGCCGCGCAGCAACAAGGACGAGTTCCAGTCGCCGCTGCGCGGGCTGGACAACGTGATCCTGACGCCGCACATCGGCGGCTCGACCATGGAGGCGCAGGCCAACATCGGCCTCGAAGTGGCGGAAAAGCTGGTCAAGTACAGCGACAACGGCACCTCCACCTCGTCGGTGAACTTCCCCGAAGTGGCGCTGCCGGCGCATCCGGGCAAGCACCGGCTGCTGCACATCCACCGCAACGTGCCCGGCGTGCTGTCCGCGATCAACCGGATCTTCTCGGACAACCACATCAACATCGCCTCGCAGTACCTGCAGACCAACGAGAAGATCGGCTACGTGGTGACCGACATCGACGCCGCCTCCTCCGACCTGGCGCTGGAGAAGCTCGCGCAGGTGGAAGGCACCCTCCGCAGCCGCGTGCTGTTCTAG
- a CDS encoding DUF3683 domain-containing protein codes for MNAPTALATLVSQAAEPVRLREIPYNYTSFSDREIVIRLLGSRAWDLLNRLREERRTGRSARMLYEVLGDIWVVQRNPYLQDDLLDNPKRRRLLVDALNHRLGEIQKRRTPEADRERDSLVGELHQAAVQAVRTFDAMFEEASALRRQVQRSLRRLTAKDNIKFDGLSRVSHVTDATDWRVEYPFVVLTPDTEAEMAGLVKGCIELGLTIIPRGGGTGYTGGAIPLTWKSAVINTEKLESMTEVEMVSLPGLDQPVPTIWSEAGVVTQRVADAAERGGFVFAVDPTSAEASCVGGNIAMNAGGKKAVLWGTALDNLASWRMVTPEAQWLEVTRLNHNLGKIHDAEVASFELRYFEADGKTPVRTERLDIPGKTFRKEGLGKDVTDKFLSGLPGIQKEGCDGLITSGRWVVHRMPSHTRTVCLEFFGNAKDAVPSIVEIKDFMFAEQKRSGTLLAGLEHLDDRYLKAVGYTTKSKRGGLPKMVLIGDIAGDDADAVARATSEVVRMANSRSGEGFIAISAEARKKFWLDRKRTAAISRHTNAFKINEDVVIPLPRMAEYTDGIERINIELSLRNKLHLTDELEAFFTRGELPLGRGDDAGEIPSAELLEDRVAQAVAVLREVRALWQGWLGEADALFPQLQDHSLRASWKTQIRAPLQAIFGGAAFKPILEECTAIHQRVLKGRVWVALHMHAGDGNVHTNIPVNSDNYEMLQTAHEAVKRIMALARSLDGVISGEHGIGITKLEFLSDEELRPFTEYKQKVDPEGRFNKGKLLRSTEAAHDGSALYADLTNAYTPSFGLMGHESLIMQQSDIGAIAGSVKDCLRCGKCKPVCATHVPRANLLYSPRNKILATSLLVEAFLYEEQTRRGVSIKHWEEFEDVADHCTVCHKCLSPCPVNIDFGDVSMNMRNLLRKMGQKSFRPAGAAAMFMLNATRPETIKLARAAMLNVGVKAQRLAHDLLKRAARKQTAAPPATVGTAPLKEQVIHFINKKLPGGLPKKTARALLDIEDRDYVPIIRDPRGTSPETEAVFYFPGCGSERLFSQVGLATQAMLWHAGVQTVLPPGYLCCGYPQRGAGQFDKAEKIITDNRVLFHRVANTLNYLDIKTVVVSCGTCYDQLQGYEFDKIFPGSRIIDIHEYLLEKGIRLESKGAYLYHDPCHTPMKLQEPMKTVKALVGEGVLKSERCCGESGTLALNRPDISTQVRFRKEEEIRKGEAALRGAGHQGDVKILTSCPSCLQGLSRYGGDLNNGLLEADYIVVEMANQILGANWMPEYVAAANTGGIERVLV; via the coding sequence ATGAATGCTCCGACTGCGTTGGCCACATTGGTTTCACAGGCCGCAGAGCCCGTCCGCCTGCGCGAAATCCCCTACAACTACACCTCGTTCTCCGACCGGGAGATCGTGATCCGCCTGCTGGGCTCCCGGGCCTGGGACCTGCTCAACCGCCTGCGCGAGGAGCGCCGCACCGGCCGCTCGGCCCGCATGCTCTACGAGGTGCTGGGCGACATCTGGGTGGTGCAGCGCAACCCCTACCTGCAGGACGACCTGCTGGACAACCCCAAGCGCCGCCGGCTGCTGGTGGATGCCCTGAACCACCGCCTGGGCGAGATCCAGAAGCGGCGCACGCCCGAGGCCGACCGCGAGCGCGACAGCCTGGTGGGCGAGCTGCATCAGGCGGCCGTGCAGGCGGTGCGGACGTTCGATGCCATGTTCGAGGAGGCCTCCGCGCTGCGCCGCCAGGTCCAGCGCAGCCTGCGCCGGCTCACGGCCAAGGACAACATCAAGTTCGACGGCCTGTCCCGCGTCTCGCACGTCACCGACGCCACCGACTGGCGCGTGGAGTATCCGTTCGTGGTGCTCACGCCCGACACCGAGGCCGAGATGGCCGGCCTGGTCAAGGGCTGCATCGAACTGGGCCTGACCATCATTCCGCGCGGCGGCGGCACCGGCTACACCGGCGGCGCGATCCCGCTGACCTGGAAGAGCGCGGTCATCAACACCGAGAAGCTCGAATCCATGACCGAGGTCGAGATGGTGTCGCTGCCGGGGCTGGACCAGCCCGTGCCCACCATCTGGTCCGAGGCCGGCGTGGTCACGCAGCGCGTGGCCGACGCGGCCGAGCGCGGCGGCTTCGTCTTTGCCGTCGACCCGACCTCGGCCGAGGCGTCCTGCGTGGGCGGCAACATCGCCATGAACGCCGGCGGCAAGAAGGCCGTGCTCTGGGGCACGGCGCTGGACAACCTGGCCTCCTGGCGCATGGTCACGCCCGAGGCGCAGTGGCTGGAGGTCACGCGCCTGAACCACAACCTCGGCAAGATCCACGACGCCGAGGTGGCCAGCTTCGAGCTGCGCTACTTCGAGGCCGACGGCAAGACGCCGGTGCGCACCGAGCGCCTGGACATCCCGGGCAAGACCTTCCGCAAGGAAGGCCTGGGCAAGGACGTGACCGACAAGTTCCTGAGCGGCCTGCCCGGCATCCAGAAGGAAGGCTGCGACGGCCTGATCACCAGCGGCCGCTGGGTGGTGCACCGCATGCCCTCGCACACGCGCACCGTGTGCCTGGAGTTCTTCGGCAACGCCAAGGATGCCGTGCCCAGCATCGTGGAAATCAAGGACTTCATGTTCGCCGAGCAGAAGCGCAGCGGCACGCTGCTGGCCGGCCTGGAGCATCTGGACGACCGCTACCTGAAGGCCGTGGGCTACACCACCAAATCCAAGCGCGGCGGCCTGCCCAAGATGGTGCTGATCGGCGACATCGCGGGCGACGATGCCGACGCCGTGGCGCGCGCCACCTCGGAAGTGGTGCGCATGGCCAACTCGCGCAGCGGCGAGGGCTTCATCGCCATCAGCGCCGAGGCGCGCAAGAAATTCTGGCTCGACCGCAAGCGCACGGCCGCCATCAGCCGCCACACCAACGCCTTCAAGATCAACGAGGACGTGGTGATCCCGCTGCCGCGCATGGCCGAGTACACCGACGGCATCGAGCGCATCAACATCGAGCTGTCGCTGCGCAACAAGCTCCATCTCACCGATGAGCTCGAAGCCTTCTTCACGCGGGGCGAGCTGCCACTGGGCCGCGGCGACGATGCCGGCGAGATTCCCTCGGCCGAACTGCTTGAAGACCGCGTGGCGCAGGCCGTGGCCGTGCTCCGCGAGGTGCGGGCGCTGTGGCAGGGCTGGCTGGGCGAGGCCGACGCGCTGTTCCCGCAACTGCAGGACCACAGCCTGCGCGCCAGCTGGAAGACGCAGATCCGCGCGCCGCTGCAGGCCATCTTCGGCGGCGCCGCCTTCAAGCCCATCCTGGAGGAATGCACGGCCATCCACCAGCGCGTGCTCAAGGGCCGGGTCTGGGTGGCGCTGCACATGCACGCGGGCGACGGCAACGTGCACACCAACATCCCGGTCAACAGCGACAACTACGAGATGCTGCAGACCGCGCATGAGGCGGTCAAACGCATCATGGCGCTGGCGCGCAGCCTGGACGGCGTGATCTCGGGCGAACACGGCATCGGCATCACCAAGCTCGAATTCCTGAGCGACGAGGAACTGCGCCCGTTCACCGAGTACAAGCAGAAGGTCGATCCCGAAGGCCGCTTCAACAAGGGCAAGCTGCTGCGCAGCACGGAAGCGGCACACGATGGATCGGCCCTGTACGCCGACCTGACCAACGCCTACACGCCGAGCTTCGGCCTCATGGGCCACGAGTCGCTGATCATGCAGCAGAGCGACATCGGCGCCATCGCCGGCAGCGTGAAGGACTGCCTGCGCTGCGGCAAGTGCAAGCCGGTCTGCGCCACGCACGTGCCGCGCGCCAACCTGCTGTACAGCCCGCGCAACAAGATCCTGGCGACCTCGCTCTTGGTCGAGGCCTTCCTGTACGAGGAGCAGACGCGCCGCGGCGTGTCGATCAAGCACTGGGAGGAGTTCGAGGACGTGGCCGACCACTGCACGGTCTGCCACAAGTGCCTGTCGCCATGCCCGGTGAACATCGACTTCGGCGACGTGTCCATGAACATGCGCAACCTGCTGCGCAAGATGGGCCAGAAGAGCTTCCGCCCCGCGGGCGCGGCGGCGATGTTCATGCTCAACGCCACCCGCCCCGAGACCATCAAGCTCGCGCGTGCCGCCATGCTCAATGTCGGCGTCAAGGCCCAGCGCCTGGCCCATGACCTGCTGAAGCGCGCTGCGCGCAAGCAGACCGCCGCGCCGCCGGCCACGGTGGGCACCGCGCCGCTGAAGGAGCAGGTGATCCACTTCATCAACAAGAAGCTGCCCGGCGGCCTGCCCAAGAAGACGGCGCGCGCGCTGCTCGACATCGAGGACCGGGACTACGTGCCGATCATCCGCGACCCCCGGGGCACCTCGCCCGAGACGGAGGCGGTGTTCTACTTCCCCGGCTGCGGCTCCGAGCGCCTGTTCTCGCAGGTCGGGCTGGCGACCCAGGCCATGCTGTGGCACGCCGGCGTGCAGACCGTGCTGCCGCCGGGCTACCTGTGCTGCGGCTACCCGCAGCGCGGCGCGGGCCAGTTCGACAAGGCCGAGAAGATCATCACCGACAACCGCGTGCTGTTCCACCGCGTGGCCAACACGCTGAACTACCTCGACATCAAGACCGTGGTGGTGAGCTGCGGCACCTGCTACGACCAGCTCCAGGGCTACGAGTTCGACAAGATCTTCCCGGGTTCGCGCATCATCGACATCCACGAGTACCTGCTCGAAAAGGGCATCCGGCTCGAATCCAAAGGCGCCTACCTGTACCACGATCCCTGCCACACGCCGATGAAGCTGCAGGAGCCGATGAAGACCGTGAAGGCACTGGTGGGCGAGGGCGTGCTCAAGTCCGAGCGCTGCTGCGGCGAGTCGGGCACCCTGGCGCTGAACCGCCCAGACATCTCGACCCAGGTGCGCTTTCGCAAGGAGGAGGAAATCCGCAAGGGCGAGGCGGCGCTGCGCGGGGCCGGCCACCAGGGCGACGTCAAGATCCTGACCAGCTGCCCGAGCTGCCTGCAGGGCCTGTCGCGCTACGGTGGCGACCTCAACAACGGCCTGCTGGAGGCCGACTACATCGTGGTCGAGATGGCCAACCAGATCCTGGGCGCCAACTGGATGCCCGAGTACGTGGCCGCGGCCAACACCGGCGGCATCGAGCGCGTGCTGGTCTGA
- a CDS encoding gamma-butyrobetaine hydroxylase-like domain-containing protein yields MAGLQSGAPTPTALTAHNQSRVLEVSFSDGAQFRIPFELMRIYSPSAEVQGHGPGQEVLQTGKREVGLVALEPVGNYAVKPTFSDGHDSGLFSWDYLYFLGSQQDKLWADYAARLQAAGVERDAPMPEKAGHACGSH; encoded by the coding sequence ATGGCAGGCCTGCAATCCGGCGCCCCGACGCCCACCGCGCTCACGGCGCACAACCAGTCCCGGGTGCTGGAGGTGTCGTTCTCCGACGGCGCGCAGTTCCGCATCCCGTTCGAGCTGATGCGCATCTACTCGCCCTCGGCCGAGGTGCAGGGCCACGGCCCGGGCCAGGAGGTGCTGCAGACGGGCAAGCGCGAGGTCGGCCTGGTGGCGCTGGAGCCGGTGGGCAACTACGCCGTGAAGCCCACCTTCTCCGACGGCCACGACAGCGGCCTGTTCTCCTGGGACTACCTGTACTTCCTGGGCTCGCAGCAGGACAAGCTGTGGGCCGACTATGCGGCGCGCCTGCAGGCCGCGGGCGTGGAGCGCGATGCGCCCATGCCCGAGAAGGCCGGGCACGCCTGCGGCAGCCACTGA
- the ubiE gene encoding bifunctional demethylmenaquinone methyltransferase/2-methoxy-6-polyprenyl-1,4-benzoquinol methylase UbiE: MTTTHFGFQSVDETEKARHVRSVFDSVAPKYDLMNDLMSMGLHRAWKAYTVMVANLREGQQVLDIAGGTGDLALAFAKKVGATGRVVHTDINEAMLRTGRDRLLDAGVALPTLVCDAEKLPFPDGHFDLVSVAFGLRNMTHKDAALAEMSRVLKPGGKLLVLEFSKVAKPLEKAYDWYSFNVLPQLGKLVAGDDASYRYLAESIRMHPGQEELKALMKKNGFGHVDYHNLTGGVVALHVGIRC; encoded by the coding sequence ATGACAACGACGCATTTCGGCTTTCAATCGGTGGATGAGACCGAGAAGGCGCGCCATGTGCGCAGCGTGTTCGACTCCGTTGCGCCCAAGTACGACCTGATGAACGACCTCATGTCGATGGGGCTGCACCGCGCCTGGAAGGCCTACACCGTGATGGTGGCCAACCTGCGCGAGGGCCAGCAGGTGCTCGACATCGCCGGCGGCACCGGCGACCTCGCGCTGGCCTTCGCGAAGAAGGTGGGCGCCACCGGGCGCGTGGTGCACACCGACATCAACGAGGCCATGCTGCGCACCGGCCGCGACCGCCTGCTCGACGCGGGCGTGGCGCTGCCCACCCTGGTCTGCGATGCCGAGAAGCTGCCGTTTCCCGACGGCCATTTCGATCTCGTGAGCGTGGCCTTCGGGCTGCGCAACATGACGCACAAGGACGCGGCGCTGGCCGAGATGAGCCGCGTGCTCAAGCCCGGCGGCAAGCTGCTGGTGCTGGAGTTCTCCAAGGTGGCCAAGCCGCTGGAGAAGGCCTACGACTGGTACTCATTCAACGTGCTGCCCCAGCTGGGCAAACTGGTGGCCGGTGACGATGCGAGCTATCGCTACCTGGCCGAATCGATCCGCATGCACCCGGGCCAGGAAGAACTCAAAGCCCTGATGAAGAAAAATGGCTTTGGTCATGTGGACTATCACAACCTCACGGGCGGGGTGGTGGCGTTGCATGTTGGAATCAGGTGTTGA
- a CDS encoding Tim44 domain-containing protein — protein MKFWSLFLVLALVFVSADADAARRLGGGKSMGKQSGNVTQREAAPAAPAAPAGGAAQSAAKPAPAPGAAPAAAAAPKKPWGAMLGGLAAGLGLAWLANSLGLGAAFGQFMLIALLVLVVMVVVGMVMRARKGNSAASSRSPFAFQGAGATAEAATPPRQYSPDNVGNDASARPWERSSMAFDSGRFQTDAAGASGGLVIGSALGGSQSWGIPAGFDTEGFLGAAKRNFVTLQDAWDRSDIGTLRSMMTDGMVGEIKSQLAERENHLGGQPNRTDVVMLDAQLLGIEDLGQDYMASVEFSGMIREQPSAGPSPFREVWNMTKPKSGSNGWLVAGVQALQ, from the coding sequence ATGAAATTCTGGTCCTTGTTTCTGGTGCTGGCCCTGGTGTTCGTGAGCGCGGATGCCGACGCGGCGCGGCGCCTCGGTGGCGGCAAATCGATGGGCAAGCAGTCGGGCAACGTGACGCAGCGCGAAGCCGCCCCGGCGGCCCCGGCCGCACCGGCAGGCGGGGCGGCGCAAAGCGCGGCCAAGCCGGCCCCGGCTCCTGGCGCGGCCCCGGCCGCCGCCGCGGCGCCGAAGAAGCCCTGGGGCGCCATGCTCGGCGGCCTGGCCGCCGGCCTCGGCCTGGCCTGGCTGGCGAATTCGCTGGGCCTGGGCGCTGCCTTCGGCCAGTTCATGCTGATCGCACTGCTGGTGCTGGTGGTCATGGTGGTGGTGGGCATGGTGATGCGCGCCCGCAAAGGCAATAGCGCTGCATCAAGCCGCAGCCCGTTCGCCTTCCAGGGCGCGGGCGCCACCGCCGAGGCGGCCACGCCGCCGCGCCAGTACAGCCCTGACAACGTGGGCAACGATGCCTCGGCCCGGCCCTGGGAGCGCAGCAGCATGGCGTTCGACAGCGGCCGCTTCCAGACGGACGCGGCAGGCGCTTCCGGTGGGCTGGTCATCGGCTCCGCGCTCGGCGGTTCGCAGTCCTGGGGCATTCCCGCGGGCTTCGACACCGAGGGCTTCCTGGGCGCCGCCAAGCGCAACTTCGTGACCCTGCAGGACGCCTGGGACCGCTCCGACATCGGCACCCTGCGCTCGATGATGACGGACGGCATGGTCGGCGAGATCAAGTCGCAGCTGGCCGAACGCGAGAACCACCTGGGCGGCCAGCCCAATCGCACCGACGTGGTCATGCTCGACGCGCAGTTGCTGGGCATCGAGGACCTGGGGCAGGACTACATGGCCAGCGTCGAGTTCTCGGGCATGATCCGCGAGCAGCCGTCGGCCGGCCCGAGCCCGTTCCGCGAGGTCTGGAACATGACCAAGCCCAAGAGCGGCAGCAACGGCTGGCTGGTGGCCGGGGTGCAGGCCCTTCAATAG